Proteins encoded in a region of the Tripterygium wilfordii isolate XIE 37 chromosome 21, ASM1340144v1, whole genome shotgun sequence genome:
- the LOC119989541 gene encoding TPR repeat-containing thioredoxin TTL1-like, with amino-acid sequence MSHSGKPILDLRLDTLSDQLRGSLISLEEANKPDFRELDLGSPVSPLRTHGLSTTTTATSSSSSSSGSGSVSGRNGHNLVPGRSDNSNSGELSGSRESSPTTAARNPKPGHSGSHSSSSTTTAATQPLIYSGQSSVNSYSPPANVLPTGNICPSGRILKTGMDPNRSSKSDVLGSGGGKYGHGSIMRGTSTSKAYGSAETVNAGSGRAGGDGDAVRRAMYSADPEEVKRTGNEMYKKGHVTEALGLYERAIALAPGNAAYRSNRAAALMGLGRVADAVRECEEAIRLDPNYWRAHQRLASLLIRLGQVDNARRHLCFPGQQPDQAELQKLQAVEKHLTKCTDSRKVGDWKSALKEGDSAIAAGADICPQLFMCRAEALLKLHQLEDAESSLLNIPKIELCANSCSQTRFFGMLSEAYPYLVRAQIEMALGRFDNAVTAVEKAGQFDPRNIEVAVLLNNVRLVARSRASGNDLFKLERFTEACLAYGEGLRLDPSNPVLYCNRAACWFKLGLWEQSIEECNQALCVHPNYMKALLRRAASNIKLEKWADAVRDYEVLRRELPDDSGIAESLFRAQVSLKKSQGKKVYNMKFGGEVEEVTAVEQFRAAISVPGVSVVHFKADSDLHCKQISPFLDTLCGRYPSINFLKVDIEESPAIANVENVRIVPTFKIYKNGSRVKEIVCPSRDVLEYSVRHYSL; translated from the exons ATGTCGCATTCCGGAAAACCCATATTGGATTTGAGGTTGGATACACTGTCCGATCAGCTGCGGGGCTCATTGATTTCTTTGGAGGAGGCTAACAAGCCAGATTTCCGCGAGCTCGATCTGGGTTCTCCTGTCTCGCCTCTTCGTACTCATGGGCTCTCTACCACTACCACCGCCACGAGCAGTAGCTCCAGTTCGTCCGGGTCCGGATCCGTATCCGGGAGAAATGGGCATAATTTGGTTCCGGGAAGATCCGACAATAGTAACTCCGGTGAGCTCTCTGGGTCAAGAGAGTCCAGTCCTACCACCGCTGCCCGGAATCCCAAACCGGGTCACTCCGGATCCCACTCTAGCTCTAGTACAACAACTGCCGCGACTCAACCTTTGATTTATTCGGGTCAAAGCTCTGTGAACTCTTACTCACCCCCAGCTAATGTCCTACCCACCGGAAATATCTGCCCGTCTGGGAGAATCCTGAAAACGGGTATGGATCCCAATCGGAGTTCCAAAAGTGATGTATTAGGGTCTGGGGGCGGCAAATATGGCCATGGTAGCATAATGCGAGGCACAAGCACGAGCAAAGCGTATGGCAGTGCAGAGACCGTGAATGCGGGCAGTGGAAGGGCAGGAGGTGATGGGGATGCCGTGAGGAGGGCAATGTACAGTGCTGATCCGGAGGAGGTGAAGAGAACAGGGAATGAAATGTACAAGAAGGGGCATGTAACCGAGGCACTTGGATTGTACGAAAGAGCAATTGCATTGGCACCCGGAAATGCAGCCTACCGGAGCAATCGGGCTGCAGCTCTCATGGGGCTGGGCCGGGTGGCCGATGCTGTGAGGGAGTGTGAGGAGGCAATCAGGTTGGATCCCAATTACTGGAGGGCTCATCAGAGGTTGGCCTCATTGCTTATCAG GTTAGGACAGGTTGATAATGCCAGAAGGCACCTTTGTTTCCCTGGTCAGCAGCCTGACCAGGCTGAGTTGCAAAAGTTGCAAGCGGTGGAGAAGCACTTAACCAAATGTACTGATTCCCGAAAGGTTGGTGATTGGAAAAGTGCATTGAAGGAAGGTGATTCTGCCATTGCTGCCGGAGCTGATATTTGTCCTCAG CTATTTATGTGTAGAGCAGAAGCACTTCTGAAGCTCCATCAACTTGAAGATGCTGAATCAAGCCTATTAAACATTCCGAAAATAGAATTATGTGCCAACTCATGCTCACAGACTCGCTTTTTTGGGATGCTTTCTGAAGCTTATCCTTACCTTGTAAGAGCCCAGATTGAGATGGCATTGGGCAG GTTTGATAATGCAGTTACAGCTGTTGAGAAAGCAGGGCAGTTTGATCCAAGAAATATTGAAGTAGCAGTGCTGCTTAACAATGTCAGGTTGGTGGCTAGATCCCGTGCAAGTGGTAATGATCTCTTCAAGTTGGAGAGGTTCACTGAAGCTTGCTTAGCATATGGTGAGGGTCTCAGGCTTGATCCTTCAAACCCTGTTCTCTATTGCAATAGAGCTGCTTGTTGGTTTAAACTTGGTCTCTGGGAGCAATCAATTGAGGAATGCAACCAAGCTTTATGTGTTCATCCTAATTACATGAAAGCTCTTCTTCGAAGAGCTGCCTCAAATATTAAG CTAGAGAAGTGGGCTGATGCTGTGAGAGATTATGAAGTTCTAAGGAGGGAACTTCCCGATGACAGTGGAATTGCTGAGTCTCTATTTCGTGCCCAAGTTTCATTGAAGAAATCTCAAGGGAAAAAGGTTTATAATATGAAATTCGGCGGAGAAGTGGAGGAAGTTACAGCTGTTGAGCAGTTCAGAGCCGCAATATCCGTACCAG GAGTCTCTGTCGTCCATTTTAAAGCAGACTCTGACTTGCATTGCAAGCAAATATCTCCATTTCTTGACACTTTATGCGGCCGTTATCCTTCCATAAATTTTCTCAAG GTGGATATTGAGGAGAGCCCAGCAATTGCAAATGTGGAGAATGTGAGAATTGTACCAACATTC